A window of the Dissulfurirhabdus thermomarina genome harbors these coding sequences:
- the rsmB gene encoding 16S rRNA (cytosine(967)-C(5))-methyltransferase RsmB codes for MRPSPRRRAAEILLAWEAEGPGRRPPLERLLERETAGAAWDPRDRALCRELVLGVVRWRSRIDAAVDRCLHGPARRLSPRVRQHLRVAAYQVLFLDRVPDRAAVHEAVAAVKAGPERRAAGLVNAVLRRLAREGEGPPHAGADPVERLARETAHPAWMVRRWAGRLGLEAAAALCRTNNTRAPLTLRANTRRLSRSVLLDRLQDAGIEAVPGGLAPEAVVLPGWRGDPAEIPGLAEGLCLVQDEAAQLVSHCLAPAPGEAVLDACAGVGGKTTHIAALMDDRGRVAAADPDAGRLGRLAENARRLGLRAVEILPPGDFRRLRAAGRPAFDRILVDAPCSGLGVIRRHPDIKWNRTPADVPRLAALQLDLLRGAAPLLRPGGRLAYATCTLEPEETSGVVRAFLEAAPGWRLVPVAAALPPAARRFVTPDGCLEIRPEPGGPDGFFAAVMEAPA; via the coding sequence TTGAGGCCCTCTCCCCGGCGACGGGCCGCCGAAATCCTGCTCGCATGGGAGGCCGAAGGCCCGGGGCGACGGCCGCCCCTGGAGCGGCTGCTGGAGCGAGAGACCGCCGGCGCCGCCTGGGACCCGAGGGACCGGGCCCTCTGCCGGGAGCTCGTCCTGGGCGTCGTCCGGTGGCGCAGCCGGATCGACGCCGCCGTGGACCGGTGCCTCCACGGCCCGGCCCGCCGCCTCTCGCCGCGGGTCCGGCAGCACCTCCGGGTGGCCGCCTACCAGGTGCTCTTCCTCGACCGGGTGCCGGACCGGGCCGCCGTCCACGAGGCGGTGGCCGCCGTCAAGGCGGGGCCCGAGCGCCGGGCGGCGGGGCTCGTCAACGCCGTCCTCCGCCGCCTGGCGCGGGAGGGGGAGGGGCCACCCCACGCCGGCGCCGATCCGGTGGAACGGCTCGCCCGCGAGACCGCCCACCCCGCCTGGATGGTCCGCCGGTGGGCCGGCCGGCTCGGCCTGGAGGCGGCGGCCGCCCTGTGCCGGACGAACAACACCCGGGCCCCCCTCACCCTCCGGGCCAACACCCGGCGCCTTTCGCGCTCGGTCCTGCTGGACCGGCTGCAGGATGCAGGGATCGAGGCGGTGCCGGGCGGCCTCGCCCCGGAGGCGGTGGTGCTGCCGGGGTGGCGGGGCGACCCGGCGGAGATCCCCGGCCTGGCGGAGGGCCTCTGCCTCGTCCAGGACGAGGCGGCCCAGCTCGTCTCCCACTGCCTCGCCCCCGCCCCCGGGGAGGCGGTCCTGGACGCCTGCGCCGGTGTCGGCGGTAAGACCACCCACATCGCCGCCCTCATGGACGACCGGGGGCGGGTGGCGGCGGCGGACCCCGACGCCGGCCGGCTCGGGCGCCTCGCCGAAAACGCCCGCCGCCTGGGGCTCCGCGCCGTGGAGATCCTGCCGCCGGGCGACTTCCGGCGACTCCGGGCGGCGGGACGGCCCGCCTTCGACCGCATCCTGGTGGACGCCCCGTGCTCCGGGCTCGGGGTCATCCGCCGCCACCCGGACATCAAGTGGAACCGCACCCCCGCGGACGTCCCGCGCCTGGCCGCCCTGCAGCTGGACCTCCTCCGCGGCGCCGCCCCCCTCCTCCGGCCCGGGGGCCGCCTTGCCTACGCCACCTGCACCCTGGAACCCGAGGAGACCTCCGGCGTGGTCCGGGCCTTCCTGGAGGCGGCCCCCGGCTGGCGGCTCGTCCCGGTGGCGGCGGCCCTGCCCCCGGCGGCCCGCCGGTTCGTGACGCCCGATGGGTGCCTCGAGATACGGCCCGAACCCGGGGGGCCGGACGGGTTCTTCGCCGCCGTGATGGAGGCCCCGGCCTAG
- the fmt gene encoding methionyl-tRNA formyltransferase → MTGAPPLRIVFMGTPEFAVPSLEALLRRGHRVAAVVTQPDRPRGRGRAPRPSPVKEAATRAGIEVLQPESVRDPAFIARVRELAPDFLVVAAYGQILPEALLAVPRRHPVNVHASLLPAYRGAAPIQWAILNGETETGITLMVMDRGMDTGPVLLQRALEIGPDETFGELLPRMARLGAEVLVEGLDRLAAGEIQPMPQPGEGISLAPPIRPEMARVDWHTPAARLAGLLRALDPRPGAYTTWAGERLRLFRPFLPGGPAPTAPPGTVLSAGADGLVVAAADAPLGIRELQRPGGRRLPVADFLRGRPLAPGTRLSP, encoded by the coding sequence GTGACCGGGGCGCCCCCCCTCCGCATCGTCTTCATGGGCACGCCGGAGTTCGCCGTGCCGTCCCTCGAGGCCCTCCTCCGCCGCGGCCACCGCGTGGCGGCCGTGGTGACGCAACCCGACCGCCCCCGCGGCCGGGGCCGGGCGCCGCGCCCTTCGCCGGTCAAGGAGGCCGCGACCCGGGCGGGCATCGAAGTCCTCCAGCCCGAGTCGGTCCGCGACCCGGCCTTCATCGCCCGCGTCCGGGAGCTGGCCCCGGACTTCCTGGTGGTGGCCGCCTACGGCCAGATCCTCCCCGAGGCGCTCCTCGCCGTCCCCCGGCGGCATCCCGTCAACGTCCACGCCTCGCTGCTGCCCGCCTACCGGGGCGCGGCCCCCATCCAGTGGGCGATCCTGAACGGCGAGACGGAGACCGGCATCACCCTCATGGTGATGGACCGCGGCATGGACACCGGCCCGGTGCTCCTCCAGCGCGCCCTGGAGATCGGGCCGGACGAGACCTTCGGGGAACTCCTGCCGCGGATGGCCCGCCTCGGGGCCGAGGTCCTGGTGGAGGGTCTCGACCGCCTGGCGGCCGGTGAGATCCAACCCATGCCCCAGCCCGGCGAGGGGATCAGCCTCGCGCCCCCCATCCGCCCGGAGATGGCCCGGGTGGACTGGCACACCCCCGCGGCCCGGCTCGCCGGCCTCCTCCGGGCCCTCGACCCGAGGCCCGGCGCCTATACCACGTGGGCAGGGGAACGGCTTCGGCTGTTCCGCCCGTTTCTCCCGGGCGGCCCCGCCCCGACCGCCCCGCCGGGAACGGTCCTTTCGGCCGGCGCCGACGGCCTCGTGGTGGCGGCGGCCGACGCCCCCCTGGGTATCCGGGAACTCCAGCGGCCCGGGGGGCGCCGCCTGCCCGTGGCGGACTTCCTCCGGGGCCGCCCCCTGGCCCCGGGAACCCGTCTTTCGCCTTGA
- the def gene encoding peptide deformylase, giving the protein MKKILVYPHDILRTPAEPVHRVDQAIQELIDEMLETMYAASGVGLAANQVGELKRLVVMDVTPREQGPSPIVLVNPRITLAEGEDVCEEGCLSVPEYSARVKRAQRVQVCGYDRNEKEVCIEAEGLLARCIQHELDHLEGICFVDRLAPVKKALFRRKWTKLRPKDA; this is encoded by the coding sequence ATGAAAAAAATCCTCGTCTATCCGCACGATATCCTCCGCACCCCCGCCGAGCCCGTCCACCGGGTGGACCAGGCGATCCAGGAGCTCATCGACGAGATGCTCGAGACCATGTACGCGGCCTCCGGCGTGGGGCTGGCGGCCAACCAGGTGGGGGAGCTCAAGCGCCTGGTGGTCATGGACGTCACCCCCCGGGAGCAGGGGCCCAGCCCCATCGTCCTCGTCAACCCCCGCATCACCCTGGCCGAGGGCGAAGACGTCTGCGAGGAAGGCTGCCTCAGCGTGCCGGAATACAGCGCGCGGGTCAAGCGCGCCCAGCGGGTGCAAGTCTGCGGCTACGACCGGAACGAGAAGGAGGTCTGCATCGAGGCCGAGGGGCTGCTCGCCCGTTGCATCCAGCACGAGCTGGACCACCTGGAGGGCATCTGCTTCGTGGACCGGCTGGCCCCGGTGAAGAAGGCCCTCTTCCGGAGAAAGTGGACCAAGCTCCGCCCGAAGGACGCCTGA
- a CDS encoding DUF434 domain-containing protein, with translation MRDRPFREDRWRPAARDLRWLLDRGYPRQPALAFVGNHFQLHQGERDLLYRGIFRRDQARARRARRVRLRDLAGRGLAIDGHNVLITLESALRGRPLLVADDGFVRDVSRVFRRFRPTDRTRAAWGLVGACLRDHPPAEVLVVLDAPLPRSGELAGRIRRWMREAGIPGEVRAVRRPEGVLAAFDGVAATADSVVLDRHPALLDLAGHIIRRRLRVRPWRMPR, from the coding sequence GTGAGGGATCGACCCTTCCGGGAGGACAGGTGGCGGCCGGCGGCGCGGGACCTCCGCTGGCTGCTCGACCGGGGCTACCCCAGGCAACCGGCGCTGGCCTTCGTGGGGAACCATTTCCAGCTGCACCAGGGCGAGCGGGACCTCCTCTACCGCGGCATCTTCCGGCGGGACCAGGCCCGGGCCCGGCGGGCCCGGCGGGTGCGGCTCCGGGACCTTGCCGGCCGCGGTCTCGCCATCGACGGGCACAACGTCCTCATCACCCTGGAGAGCGCCCTCCGCGGGCGGCCGCTGCTCGTGGCCGACGACGGGTTCGTCCGGGACGTGAGCCGGGTCTTCCGGCGTTTCCGCCCCACGGACCGGACCCGGGCCGCCTGGGGCCTGGTGGGCGCCTGCCTCCGGGACCATCCCCCGGCGGAGGTCCTGGTCGTCCTGGACGCGCCGCTTCCCCGGAGCGGCGAGCTGGCGGGGCGGATCCGGAGGTGGATGCGCGAGGCCGGGATCCCGGGGGAGGTGCGGGCCGTCCGGCGGCCGGAGGGCGTCCTGGCGGCCTTCGACGGGGTGGCCGCCACGGCGGATTCCGTGGTGCTGGACCGCCACCCCGCCCTCCTCGACCTGGCGGGGCACATCATCCGGCGCCGGCTCCGGGTGCGGCCCTGGCGGATGCCCCGCTGA
- the priA gene encoding replication restart helicase PriA, with the protein MIDVLVPLPLPGPLTYALAGGMRKAPPPKGARVVVPVGRRTLVGLAWGRPARPPAGARLKAVRDCLDPEAVLPAPLDGLVEWAAGYYLYPPGLAAAEALPPGLLSARARRLDRILGRRAPLRERDPGLAAWPGGPPPEPTPAQAAVLGELDAALSRGGFAPFLLHGVTGSGKTEVYLRAAAACLARGRGVLVLVPEIAMTAQTVGRFIDRFGEAVAVLHSGLTEAERLGQWLLLRQGKRRLAVGTRSAVFAPVADLGLVVVDEEHDPSYKQDDKFRYHARDVAVMRAKLQGAAVVLGSATPSLASFRNALDERYRLLSLDHRVERRPLPEVVLVDRKAHRPPRRRPRRREAGAPPWLSPELHRALGETLERGEQALLFVNRRGFATFLFCQDCGHVFRCPRCEISLTWHKADAGPGAAKGDGRLACHYCGLTAPALPVCPQCQGHTVRAAGWGTERVAEDLAGLFPGVRVARLDRDVVRHRQDTEATLRAVRDGAVDVLVGTQMVTKGHDFPGLTLVGVLWADLSLHFPEYTAAERTFQLLAQVAGRAGRGDRPGRVVVQTWSADHYALQAATRHDFAAFFEAEMALRRALGYPPYGRLVNIRLSGADGERVAAAAARLGRAAGRLAAACRDGTEVLGPAPAPRPKLRNRFRWQLLLKGPSGAALRRIWQRVASAEAGDLPSGIRVDVDVDPQHLL; encoded by the coding sequence GTGATCGACGTCCTGGTGCCGCTTCCCCTGCCGGGCCCCCTCACCTACGCGCTCGCCGGCGGGATGCGGAAGGCGCCCCCGCCGAAGGGGGCCCGCGTGGTGGTTCCGGTGGGACGGCGGACCCTGGTGGGCCTCGCCTGGGGCCGGCCGGCCCGCCCCCCGGCCGGGGCGCGGCTCAAGGCCGTCCGGGACTGCCTCGACCCGGAGGCGGTCCTCCCCGCCCCCCTCGACGGGCTCGTGGAATGGGCCGCGGGCTACTACCTCTACCCGCCGGGGCTCGCCGCCGCCGAGGCCCTGCCGCCTGGGCTCCTCTCGGCCCGCGCCCGGCGGCTCGACCGCATCCTGGGCCGCCGCGCCCCCCTCCGGGAACGGGACCCGGGGCTCGCCGCCTGGCCCGGCGGCCCTCCGCCCGAGCCCACCCCGGCGCAGGCCGCCGTGCTCGGCGAGTTGGACGCCGCGCTCTCCCGGGGGGGCTTCGCCCCCTTTCTCCTCCACGGGGTGACGGGAAGCGGCAAGACCGAGGTCTACCTCCGGGCCGCCGCCGCCTGCCTGGCCCGGGGCCGCGGGGTCCTGGTACTGGTGCCGGAGATCGCCATGACGGCGCAGACGGTAGGCCGCTTCATCGACCGGTTCGGCGAGGCGGTGGCCGTGCTCCACAGCGGCCTCACCGAGGCCGAGCGCCTCGGCCAGTGGCTGCTGCTCCGGCAGGGCAAGCGGCGGCTCGCGGTGGGGACCCGGTCGGCGGTCTTCGCGCCGGTGGCCGACCTCGGCCTGGTGGTGGTGGACGAGGAGCACGACCCCTCCTACAAGCAGGACGACAAGTTCCGGTACCACGCCCGGGACGTGGCCGTGATGCGGGCCAAGCTCCAGGGCGCCGCGGTGGTGCTCGGTTCCGCCACCCCCTCCCTGGCCTCCTTCCGGAACGCCCTCGACGAGCGCTACCGCCTCCTCTCCCTGGACCACCGCGTGGAACGCCGCCCCCTCCCCGAGGTCGTCCTGGTGGACCGGAAGGCGCACCGGCCGCCCCGGCGCCGCCCCCGGCGCCGGGAGGCCGGGGCTCCGCCGTGGCTCTCGCCGGAGCTCCACCGCGCCCTGGGCGAGACCCTGGAGAGAGGCGAGCAGGCCCTCCTCTTCGTCAACCGCCGGGGCTTCGCCACCTTCCTCTTCTGCCAGGACTGCGGCCACGTCTTCCGGTGCCCCCGGTGCGAGATCTCCCTCACCTGGCACAAGGCGGACGCCGGCCCCGGGGCGGCCAAGGGGGACGGCCGCCTCGCCTGCCACTACTGCGGCCTCACGGCCCCCGCCCTCCCGGTCTGCCCCCAGTGCCAGGGCCATACCGTCCGGGCGGCGGGCTGGGGGACGGAGCGGGTGGCCGAGGACCTGGCCGGGCTCTTCCCCGGCGTCCGGGTCGCCCGCCTCGACCGCGACGTGGTGCGCCACCGGCAGGACACGGAGGCCACCCTCCGGGCCGTCCGGGACGGCGCGGTGGACGTCCTGGTGGGCACCCAGATGGTCACCAAGGGCCACGACTTTCCCGGGCTCACCCTGGTGGGGGTGCTGTGGGCGGATCTCTCCCTCCACTTCCCCGAGTACACGGCGGCGGAGCGGACCTTTCAGCTCCTGGCCCAGGTGGCCGGGCGGGCGGGCCGCGGCGACCGGCCCGGCCGCGTCGTGGTCCAGACCTGGTCCGCGGACCACTACGCCCTCCAGGCGGCGACGCGCCACGACTTCGCCGCCTTCTTCGAAGCGGAGATGGCACTGCGCCGCGCCCTCGGCTACCCCCCCTACGGACGCCTGGTCAACATCCGGCTCTCCGGGGCCGACGGCGAGCGCGTGGCGGCCGCCGCCGCGCGGCTCGGCCGGGCGGCGGGGCGCCTGGCCGCCGCCTGCCGGGACGGCACCGAGGTCCTGGGCCCCGCGCCGGCCCCGCGCCCGAAGCTCCGGAACCGTTTCCGCTGGCAGCTCCTGCTCAAGGGGCCCTCCGGGGCGGCCCTCCGGCGGATATGGCAGCGGGTGGCGTCGGCGGAGGCCGGGGATCTCCCCTCCGGCATCCGGGTGGACGTGGACGTGGACCCCCAGCACCTCCTGTGA
- the galU gene encoding UTP--glucose-1-phosphate uridylyltransferase GalU — protein MTDEIRKAVVPVAGLGTRFLPATKAIPKEMLTIVDRPTIQYIVEEVVASGLKEVILVTASGKSAIEDHFDYSFELETFLAQKGKEDLLREVQHISRLIDVVSVRQKEPLGLGHAVRATETVVGDEPFAVVLGDDLVDADIPCVFQMRGVFQEVGEAVVAVQRVPPEETYRYGIVEGEPVAEGVYKVTRLIEKPRPGTTDSNLAIIGRYILRPEIFDCLRRTTPGVGGEIQLTDALDLLRAERGLYAYEFHGQRFDAGDKFGYLQATVRFALDHPELGRRFRAYLRQVLEAEKV, from the coding sequence ATGACCGATGAGATCCGCAAGGCGGTGGTGCCCGTGGCCGGCCTCGGCACCCGATTCCTCCCGGCCACCAAGGCGATCCCCAAGGAGATGCTCACCATCGTGGACCGCCCCACCATCCAGTACATCGTGGAAGAGGTGGTGGCCTCGGGGCTCAAGGAGGTCATCCTGGTCACCGCCTCGGGGAAATCCGCCATCGAGGACCACTTCGACTATTCCTTCGAGCTCGAGACCTTCCTGGCCCAGAAGGGAAAGGAGGACCTGCTCCGGGAGGTCCAGCACATCTCCCGGCTCATCGACGTGGTCTCGGTGCGGCAGAAGGAGCCCCTCGGCCTCGGCCACGCCGTCCGGGCCACCGAGACCGTGGTGGGCGACGAGCCCTTCGCCGTGGTGCTCGGCGACGACCTCGTGGACGCCGACATCCCCTGCGTCTTCCAGATGCGCGGCGTCTTCCAGGAGGTGGGCGAGGCCGTGGTGGCGGTGCAGCGGGTCCCGCCGGAGGAGACCTACCGCTACGGGATCGTGGAGGGCGAGCCCGTGGCCGAGGGGGTCTACAAGGTGACCCGGCTCATCGAAAAACCCCGCCCGGGCACCACGGACTCCAACCTGGCCATCATCGGCCGCTACATCCTCCGGCCCGAGATCTTCGACTGCCTCCGCCGGACGACCCCCGGCGTGGGCGGCGAGATCCAGCTCACCGACGCCCTGGACCTCCTCCGGGCCGAGCGGGGCCTCTACGCCTACGAGTTCCACGGGCAGCGCTTCGACGCCGGCGACAAGTTCGGCTACCTCCAGGCCACGGTCCGCTTCGCCCTGGACCACCCGGAACTCGGGCGCCGGTTCCGGGCCTACCTCCGCCAGGTACTCGAGGCCGAAAAGGTGTGA
- a CDS encoding Fe-Mn family superoxide dismutase has translation MADKTEDRRRFLLGLAGSAAAVVAAPLAAAAPAAATGFDPARLAGALEGFSASLIREHLALYETLRRRLQALDQAEARLDLAEADAGTGRLRAHQAEWLECRNALVLHQSYFGALTPRSVTPPPALEAALRRAFGSLDRWWVHLRATALAARAWAALVWDPAGGGLRNVGTDDDRQWPATAAPLLVVDLHEHAWVLDYLGRPEAYLAAWRKRVDWNVVAARLEAARGGA, from the coding sequence ATGGCCGACAAAACCGAAGACCGGCGGCGGTTCCTCCTCGGGCTGGCGGGCTCGGCGGCGGCCGTGGTCGCGGCGCCCCTGGCCGCGGCGGCCCCCGCAGCCGCCACCGGGTTCGATCCCGCCCGCCTGGCCGGGGCCCTGGAAGGCTTCTCCGCCAGCCTGATCCGGGAACACCTCGCCCTCTACGAGACCCTCCGGCGGCGGCTCCAGGCCCTGGACCAGGCGGAGGCCCGGCTGGACCTGGCGGAGGCGGACGCCGGCACCGGCCGGTTGCGCGCCCACCAGGCCGAGTGGCTCGAGTGCCGAAACGCCCTCGTCCTGCACCAGAGCTACTTCGGCGCCCTGACCCCCCGGTCCGTGACCCCGCCCCCCGCCCTGGAAGCGGCCCTGCGAAGGGCCTTCGGCTCCCTCGACCGCTGGTGGGTGCACCTTCGGGCCACGGCCCTGGCCGCGCGGGCCTGGGCCGCCCTGGTGTGGGACCCGGCCGGCGGCGGGCTCCGGAACGTGGGCACCGACGACGACCGCCAGTGGCCCGCCACGGCCGCCCCCCTCCTGGTGGTGGACCTCCACGAGCACGCCTGGGTCCTCGACTACCTGGGCCGGCCCGAGGCCTACCTCGCCGCCTGGAGGAAGCGCGTGGATTGGAACGTGGTGGCGGCCCGGCTCGAGGCCGCCCGAGGCGGCGCATGA
- a CDS encoding zinc-ribbon domain-containing protein: MNVTCPGCQRSYNIPDEKIPATGTAYVTCPQCQQRFPVQARPAAAPPPPGPSATTAPAAPEPGGGEEDLQEYFPPGTQTALIHCTEYDARTQIEKSLTEMGYEVRTVRKERELAVRLRYHVYDVLVVYQGGAEATDDSRAILRFVHQLPMDVRREMFLVLVHLGGNKHDTLKSFLLSVDLNITPLDLSDFAHLLKQGLEQKHARYKAFLDSRAMVDSELF; encoded by the coding sequence GTGAACGTCACCTGCCCCGGTTGCCAGCGAAGCTACAACATCCCCGACGAGAAGATCCCGGCCACGGGCACGGCCTACGTGACCTGCCCCCAGTGCCAGCAACGGTTCCCCGTCCAGGCCCGACCCGCGGCAGCGCCGCCGCCCCCCGGCCCCTCGGCCACAACCGCGCCCGCCGCCCCCGAGCCCGGCGGCGGCGAGGAGGACCTCCAGGAATACTTCCCGCCCGGGACGCAGACCGCCCTCATCCACTGCACGGAGTACGACGCCCGAACCCAGATCGAGAAGTCCCTCACGGAGATGGGCTACGAGGTCCGCACCGTCCGGAAGGAGCGGGAACTCGCCGTCCGCCTCCGCTACCACGTCTACGACGTCCTGGTGGTCTACCAGGGCGGTGCCGAGGCCACGGACGATTCCCGGGCCATCCTTCGCTTCGTCCACCAGCTCCCCATGGACGTCCGGCGCGAGATGTTCCTGGTCCTGGTCCACCTGGGGGGCAACAAGCACGATACCCTGAAGAGCTTCCTCCTCAGCGTGGACCTCAACATCACGCCCCTGGATCTCAGCGACTTCGCCCACCTCCTCAAGCAGGGACTGGAGCAAAAGCACGCCCGGTACAAGGCCTTCCTCGACAGCCGGGCCATGGTGGACTCCGAGCTCTTCTGA
- a CDS encoding type IV pilus twitching motility protein PilT has product MRKAELDILLTRLLQAHPRISDLNFAVGRPFQIAADGLLHPVDMELATGELTGFQTEQLALALIDNNRRLLTDLFTHGSCDFSYFIPDGPRFRVNIFSQKGYISIVMRKLESEIPTIQGLDLPECFHDMAKEKNGIILFVGATGTGKTTSLAAILDEINENEPLHIISLEDPIEYVHHHKKATFNQRELGKDFDTFANGLRAAMRQAPHVILVGEIRDRETMEIALNAAETGHLVFSTLHTVNAGHTINRIIGLFSAEEEQQVRFRLADTLRWVVAQRLLPKVGGGRQAAFEILQNNLRVKDSILHGEREGKTFYEIMDAGSAYKMQTFDQHIIELFRAGIISEETAVAYATSQAKVRQGVDQIKSAKGEKTSDIEGLSLEQDYR; this is encoded by the coding sequence ATGAGAAAGGCGGAACTCGACATCCTGCTCACGCGGCTCCTCCAGGCCCATCCCCGGATCTCGGACCTCAACTTCGCCGTGGGCCGCCCCTTCCAGATCGCCGCCGACGGCCTCCTCCACCCCGTGGACATGGAACTGGCCACCGGGGAGCTGACCGGCTTCCAGACGGAACAGCTGGCGCTGGCCCTCATCGACAACAACCGCCGGCTCCTGACGGACCTCTTCACCCACGGCTCCTGCGACTTCTCCTACTTCATCCCCGACGGCCCCCGCTTCCGCGTCAACATCTTCTCCCAGAAGGGCTACATCAGCATCGTGATGCGGAAACTCGAGAGCGAGATCCCCACCATCCAGGGCCTCGACCTGCCGGAATGCTTTCACGACATGGCCAAGGAGAAGAACGGGATCATCCTCTTCGTGGGCGCCACCGGGACGGGCAAGACCACGTCGCTGGCGGCCATCCTCGACGAGATCAACGAGAACGAGCCGCTCCACATCATCTCCCTCGAGGACCCCATCGAGTACGTCCACCACCACAAAAAGGCCACCTTCAACCAGCGGGAGCTGGGAAAGGACTTCGACACCTTCGCCAACGGCCTGCGGGCGGCCATGCGCCAGGCCCCCCACGTCATCCTGGTGGGCGAGATCCGCGACCGGGAGACCATGGAGATCGCCCTCAACGCCGCCGAGACCGGCCACCTGGTCTTCAGCACCCTGCACACGGTCAACGCCGGCCACACCATCAACCGGATCATCGGTCTCTTCTCCGCCGAGGAGGAGCAGCAGGTCCGGTTCCGCCTGGCCGACACCCTGCGCTGGGTGGTGGCCCAGCGGCTGCTCCCCAAGGTGGGCGGCGGGCGCCAGGCCGCCTTCGAGATCCTCCAGAACAACCTCCGGGTCAAGGACAGCATCCTCCACGGCGAGCGCGAGGGAAAGACCTTCTACGAGATCATGGACGCCGGCAGCGCCTACAAGATGCAGACCTTCGACCAGCACATCATCGAGCTCTTCCGGGCCGGCATCATCTCCGAGGAGACCGCCGTGGCCTACGCCACCAGCCAGGCCAAGGTCCGCCAGGGCGTGGACCAGATCAAGAGCGCCAAGGGCGAGAAGACCTCGGACATCGAGGGGCTCTCCCTGGAACAGGACTACCGGTAG
- a CDS encoding type IV pilus twitching motility protein PilT has product MAKIDAFFKLMHEQKASDLHLAAGSQPILRIAGDLQRVKYPPLDNDELKAMLYEIAPEIKIKQFEETGDVDFGYEIPGLARYRANFFRQRLGVAAVFREIPDKIMTAEELGLPPVMTKLAELPRGLVLVTGPTGSGKSTTLAAIVDHANRVRKDHIITIEDPIEFVHESKNCLVNHREVGTHTQSFSAALRGALREDPDIILVGELRDLETISLAIEAAMTGHLVMGTLHTISAAKTVDRVIEIFPETQQAQVRASFADAIRAVISQTMFKRIDILGRCVAFEILVATPGVRNLIRESKTYQLPSAMQTGRKFGMQTLDDAIMELLQKGWISADEAYTKCVDKAKFRPFATSAPQDFTEVGG; this is encoded by the coding sequence ATGGCGAAGATAGACGCATTCTTCAAGTTGATGCACGAGCAGAAGGCCTCGGACCTCCACCTCGCCGCGGGCTCCCAGCCCATCCTCAGGATCGCCGGGGATCTCCAGCGGGTGAAGTATCCGCCGCTCGACAACGACGAGCTCAAGGCCATGCTCTACGAGATCGCCCCGGAAATCAAGATCAAGCAGTTCGAGGAGACGGGCGACGTGGACTTCGGCTACGAGATCCCGGGGCTGGCGCGCTACCGCGCCAACTTCTTCCGGCAGCGGCTCGGGGTGGCCGCGGTCTTCCGGGAGATCCCCGACAAAATAATGACGGCCGAGGAGCTGGGCCTCCCCCCGGTCATGACCAAGCTGGCGGAGCTGCCGCGCGGGCTCGTCCTGGTCACCGGCCCCACGGGGAGCGGGAAATCCACCACCCTCGCCGCCATCGTGGACCACGCCAACCGCGTCCGGAAAGACCACATCATCACCATCGAGGACCCCATCGAGTTCGTCCACGAGAGCAAGAACTGCCTGGTGAACCACCGGGAGGTGGGGACCCACACCCAGTCCTTCAGCGCCGCGCTCCGGGGGGCCCTCCGCGAGGACCCGGACATCATCCTGGTGGGCGAGCTCCGCGACCTCGAGACCATCTCGCTGGCCATCGAGGCCGCCATGACCGGGCACCTCGTCATGGGGACCCTCCACACCATCAGCGCCGCCAAGACCGTGGACCGGGTGATCGAGATCTTCCCCGAGACCCAGCAGGCCCAGGTGCGGGCCAGCTTCGCCGACGCCATCCGGGCCGTCATCTCCCAGACCATGTTCAAGCGGATCGACATCCTCGGCCGCTGCGTGGCCTTCGAGATCCTCGTCGCCACCCCGGGCGTCCGGAACCTCATCCGCGAGAGCAAGACCTACCAGCTGCCCTCCGCCATGCAAACCGGGCGCAAGTTCGGCATGCAGACCCTGGACGACGCCATCATGGAACTCCTCCAGAAGGGCTGGATCAGCGCCGACGAGGCCTACACCAAGTGCGTGGACAAGGCCAAGTTCCGGCCCTTCGCCACCAGCGCGCCCCAGGACTTCACGGAGGTCGGGGGATGA